The following coding sequences lie in one Haematobia irritans isolate KBUSLIRL chromosome 3, ASM5000362v1, whole genome shotgun sequence genomic window:
- the LOC142228886 gene encoding uncharacterized protein LOC142228886, with the protein MIKAVKDLKDLSNTADENIANSGESLADNTEIPMDLSMPLDSTTSIRCDAHTLQLWVNDVLKTNDIKDRLDQFRLIVKKLRTQTYLNPLKSSGFKVPILDCATRWNSTYLMLERLTDLKRVYKFD; encoded by the coding sequence ATGATCAAAGCTGTCAAAGATTTAAAAGACCTAAGCAATACAGCAGATGAGAATATTGCAAATAGTGGCGAATCGCTTGCCGATAACACAGAAATACCTATGGACCTGAGTATGCCTTTAGATAGCACTACCAGCATTCGATGTGATGCCCACACTTTGCAACTTTGGGTCAACGATGTTTTAAAGACAAACGATATCAAAGATAGACTAGACCAATTTCGATTAATCGTTAAGAAACTAAGAACACAGACCTATTTAAACCCTTTAAAATCGAGTGGCTTTAAAGTGCCAATTTTAGATTGTGCAACTAGATGGAACTCTACATATCTAATGTTAGAAAGGTTGACAGATTTAAAAAGAGTttataaatttgattaa